The Rhinoraja longicauda isolate Sanriku21f chromosome 17, sRhiLon1.1, whole genome shotgun sequence genome includes a region encoding these proteins:
- the LOC144601639 gene encoding uncharacterized protein LOC144601639: MTPTKATGSPASGSQATGVKVVPSGSRQLSLAATSRRTSVMLRYKRPPILEMIVKALENTNDRKGTSVPAIKNYILSAYPTVSPILLKTNLKRALSVGLEKGVLIRPASSKATGATGRFKLAANKAVKSPKENSNPNVDSTKTDLKVKVKTTEADKRSDSKKPKKSADPSNKKGVESGKALGKGKSEDAKKLPKKPSDKLPKAEGKKVVNKKPAQPLGTVKTGKAVKKGGGPSETLPKKALKEPSSDPKKGPKSQGRKGESSKAQKPSPEEPQPVTSKAGSRRGF; this comes from the exons ATGACGCCCACGAAAGCAACAGGCAGTCCAGCCAGTGGCTCTCAAGCAACTGGTGTGAAGGTGGTCCCGTCTGGGAGCCGACAACTCTCTCTTGCAG CGACTAGCAGGAGAACCAGTGTTATGTTGCGGTACAAACGCCCTCCCATTTTAGAAATGATAGTGAAGGCCTTGGAGAATACCAATGATCGCAAAGGTACTTCAGTGCCAGCTATAAAGAACTACATTCTCTCGGCTTACCCAACAGTGAGTCCCATCCTTCTCAAAACCAATCTGAAGAGAGCCTTGAGTGTCGGTCTTGAAAAGGGTGTTCTCATCAGGCCTGCAAGCTCAAAAGCAACTGGAGCGACAGGACGATTCAAG CTTGCAGCTAATAAAGCAGTGAAGAGCCCCAAAGAAAACAGCAATCCAAATGTTGACTCTACAAAAACAGATCTAAAGGTCAAAGTCAAGACAACTGAAGCTGATAAAAGATCAG ATTCAAAAAAGCCAAAGAAGTCAGCAGATCCTTCAAATAAAAAAGGAGTGGAATCTGGGAAA GCATTGGGGAAAGGCAAGTCAGAAGATGCCAAGAAATTGCCCAAGAAGCCATCTGATAAACTGCCAAAAGCTGAAGGAAAGAAAGTAGTGAATAAAAAACCTGCACAGCCTTTGGGAACAGTGAAAACAGGTAAAGCTGTGAAAAAGGGAGGGGGACCTTCAGAAACCTTGCCAAAGAAGGCTTTGAAAGAGCCATCATCTGACCCTAAGAAAGGCCCAAAGAGCCAAGGACGAAAAGGAGAATCAAGCAAGGCACAGAAACCAAGTCCAGAAGAGCCTCAACCAGTCACCAGTAAGGCTGGGTCAAGGAGAGGCTTCTGA